From a region of the Chitinivorax tropicus genome:
- the crcB gene encoding fluoride efflux transporter CrcB: MAVGTGAALGAWLRWVLGSWLNPVFAVVQLGTLAANLLGGYLVGLAVAGFSHIAPLPSEYRLFVVTGFLGGLTTFSTFSSEVIDLILREQLVWGFAVAGSHLLGSLLLTWLGIRTMNTVLMWIS; encoded by the coding sequence GTGGCAGTTGGGACAGGAGCAGCACTTGGGGCCTGGTTACGGTGGGTGCTAGGAAGCTGGCTCAATCCAGTATTTGCAGTAGTACAGTTAGGCACCCTGGCTGCAAACTTATTGGGGGGATATCTAGTCGGGCTGGCTGTGGCGGGCTTTAGCCATATTGCGCCGTTGCCATCAGAATATCGACTATTCGTAGTGACTGGATTCCTAGGTGGACTGACCACGTTTTCCACGTTTTCCAGCGAGGTCATTGATCTCATATTACGTGAACAACTGGTATGGGGCTTTGCTGTGGCAGGATCACATCTGCTGGGTTCGTTGCTGCTTACCTGGTTAGGCATTCGGACCATGAACACCGTGCTGATGT